The sequence below is a genomic window from Corvus cornix cornix isolate S_Up_H32 chromosome 1, ASM73873v5, whole genome shotgun sequence.
ttccacaGACCAGCATTCAGAATGGCAGCCTTGTCCACTTTAATCCTCCTTTTGTGTGCTGCTAAAGATGTGATGCCTTCCAGTCCTCACTGGAAGCCAACTTGGCCGTCTTACAGAGTTCCCGTTATCCTGCCGCAGTCTACCCTGAACTTGGACAAACCACAGTTTGATGCTGAAGCCAGACTGGAAGTGGTATCTCCGTGTGGCCCAGCATGCCACAAAAGTTCTCCGCTGCCAACTTACGAAGAAGTGAAGAACTACCTGTCCTACGAAACCTTGTACGCTAATGGTAGCCTCACTGAAACTGAAGTGGGCATATATATTCTGAGCAACGGTGGCGATGGGTCTCGAGGCAGATCTCGAACTAAGAGGCAAATCTATGGCTATGACAGCAGGTTTAGCATTTTTGGGAAAGACTTCTTGTTGAATTACCCATTCTCCACATCAGTGAAGCTCTCTACAGGTTGCACGGGGACGCTGGTGGCTGAAAAGCATGTTCTTACTGCCGCTCATTGTATCCATGATGGAAAGAGTTACGTCAAAGGAGCTCAGAAACTGCGGGTGGGGTTCCTAAAGCCCAAATATAAAGATGGCAGCAAAGGGTCCAATATCACCAACTCGGCAATgcctgagaaaatgaaattccagTGGATCCGGGTGAAACGGACACATGTCCCCAAAGGATGGATCAAAGGCAATGCCAATGACATTGGCATGGATTATGACTATgccctgctggagctgaagAAGCCACATAAAAGAAAGTTTATGAAGATAGGTGTGAGCCCACCAGCAAGACACTTACCTGGAGGGAGGATTCACTTCTCTGGCTACGACAATGACCGCCCCGGAAACCTGGTTTACCGTTTCTGCGATGTCAAAGATGAAACGTACGACCTGTTGTACCAGCAGTGCGATGCCCAGCCGGGTGCCAGTGGATCTGGGGTGTATGTGAGGATGTGGAAGAGGCAGAATCACAAATGGGAGCGTAAAATTATTGGTATATTTTCAGGCCATCAGTGGGTGGACATGAATGGCACCCCACAGGATTTCAATGTAGCTGTTCGCATTACACCCCTCAAATACGCACAGATCTGTTACTGGATCAAAGGCAACTACCTTGACTGCAGGGAAGGATAAGGACAATTAAACTCCTTGAAAGCACTTAATGACTGGTTTTAGTTACTCAACTGAGGAAAGGCTAGACTTGTGCTGCAAATGCATGTGATTGTGTAACATCGGGAGGTGATATGTAGCTTTTCAAGCCAGCCACCTTGTTCTTAGGCCAGGGACTGTGTGGTGCTATCGTTACAGCCTGAAACTGGGGAGAAAGGAACGTCTGCTaggtggggaaggagcaggtggACTTGCTGAATTTGCAGCTGAGCAACTGAAGATTAATTAGGGGCGGATCAGTAAACAGTATGAAAACAGAACCGTCTCCAAAGAATCTTGTAAAAGGGACGCTGTTGACTATCTCATGCCTAcaatgtttgttttaataaatcCTAGGATTAGTAGAAATGCTTTGATctgaacttttaaaagaaaatatttctatgctGTTGGGGGCTGAAGAGGGGCATTTAATGGTGTTTGCAACCCAAACATTACAGCTTTGTGTTCCTGCATGAGAAAAGGGAGTATGAAAAGGGCAAGGCATGCGCTGTGGGAGATGAATGCCACACAAATAGCATGAAGGCTCAATAACCACATAACACTTCTAACTTCCTTTCAGCCTGAGTGATTTGAGACTTTATTCGTAACATAgttaagaaaaatgctttttgagcAAACAGACCTTGATGTTGCAAGGATTTGACTGTGAAGATGATGTTGGTCGCATGATCAGTGCCATTACATCCTGCTTTGGGAAACACAGATTGCACATGGGATTAAATCTTTATAGGAGCTGGGACCTGTGAAGGAGCAGGATCCCTATGAATATACTAGAAAGCGTGTTGGGAAAGGGGCTTTTCTGTTTGTGACCTACTTAGgtctttaaaggaaaatctcaTCTCAGCAACTCAGATTTTCAGAGGGGAAGCCTGTCTTTGGTCTTGCTGTCTATCTGAATTTCTGCCTGCAGTGCAGGTAAAGGAGAGAGCAGGACAAGGGTTCTACCAATTTTTCCCCCTATTTGTTGAAGATCCTTGTTGTTCTACCTAGTAATACACCACACAGAGGGACCCTAGACTTAGAAGTGTCTCTCAGCCATATCCCTTTGACAGTGTAATTTGGGCATCCTGACTAATGTTCCTTGTGTTTTTGGGGTAGGAATACTCCTCCCCATCTAACTGTTGAGTTACAAATAATTCTTGGCAAATGCACAGTTCAGTAATTCTGCAGCTGGAATAGAACCACTTTATAGGATGCAGCCTGAGTTTGCTGTGAAGTGATCCTCTGCTGTCTCTTACAGATAACAGTGACTTATATTTTTACAATAGAAAAATCAGAGTTTAAAACAAGAACTATCTTTTTTAGGTAAAAACAGTGCAGCCAAATACTGTAGCTCAGCAAACAGCATTGGGAAGTCAGAATGGTCTGTACAAACAGCCTTTCTCAGATGGATTGTGCCACTGTATTTCAGTAACAAGTCTAAGGACATGCTGCCATGCcaagattattttttacaaaGGAGGATAGACACTGCCTCCAGTTCCGGTTTCCCTTCCATCCATCTCTCACTGTCTCCTGAAGCTTCCCAAGTTGCCCATAGTGCTTGGTGTTGTGGGGCAAATGCAAGTCCCTGGTGAGAAATATCAAAGCTGGGAAGGAATGAATCCAAGCAGAGCTTCCCTATGCTATACcaatacaagaaaaatgttaattcaGCTAAGCCTTTTTTTACCCTCTACTAATTACTACGGCATTTGTAAACATATGCCTGATGGTGCTTTATCTTTGTGGTGGCTTTGGCTCTAGTTCTGACAAACATTTTTGCTGGAGCTGCctatgattatttttttatagaagCAGTGTACAAAAATGTGGACTCTCATGTGGGTTTTTGGTGCACTCAGATACAAGCAGTTACTAATGCTTTGAAATATGAATAATCACCATATGTATCTGATGGtctttttctgactttttattttaatttcctttactCTATGGCTGTTATCTGGAGCACTTTTGTTTGAATGTATCACAGTGAATAAAGAAAAGTTACGGAATTTCAATGCAGACATTCTTTTATTTGTGCTGTATTGGATTGCACTTTCAATCTCATTTCAGCTACTTATTTGTAAAGATATTCAGATACAGGCTTATTAAAATCCTTGgtgctgtttattttccttccattttcttctgctcccaCCTGTTggaagtttttgttttggtgtattgtttttggttttttcagtggGCTTAATTGCTTTATACATTTAGATGCTAATAATCAGTCTTAGCTTTTGTATGACTCTTGCAGTTCCAAAACCAGTCTCTGATTAGTTGGGACTGAAAATAACCTATTAGACTGAAAAGCCACATTGTTTTTATGAACTTTAGGGTAAATAAACTATTGAGGAATGTGAACCAGTCAGTATAAGGTCATAACTGAGGTCAGtgcatcttctttttcttttagttgatgcagtttgaaaaaaagTTCCTTTGAGGCCAACAGTGAGAGCCACAGTTTTTAGAGAAACACTGGATGCAGaaagtttttcattttgaaattgcTGCCTGTACAACTTTCCTGACCTCTCTCAATGTGCACACTATGTCATGTGGGCTTGAGAATATCAGTCCTGATTTATTGAACATATTTCCCATCCACTGATCCTGTGTTCTCAACTGCTTTGTCAAAGTGTAGGCTGAGaacttttcatagaatcacagaaccatttaggctggaaaagatctttaagatcatcaaggCCAGCTGtaaacctaacactgccaggtccaccactaagTCATGTCTCTAAGTACcacatttttatgtcttttaaaaacctcaagggatggtgactccaccgcttccctgggcagcctgttccagtgcttgacaacccttttggtggAGCAAGTTTTCCTAATATTTAGTGTAAACCTCTgctggcacaacttgaggctatttcctctAGAGCAACGTGAGCAAGGTggtgtgggtttggttttttgtttgttttttgggtttttttttcccctaagagTGTATGCAGCAAGTTCTCTGTAATCAGGAGCGGGATAGTCTCTTCCCACTGTACACCCTGTGCAAACATTCCAgttgtggaaagaaaaggaaatctcaGATAACATGGGCAGAATTGTGGTGCTGAAGTTCAGCAGTGTTTCACCTGCGGAGTTGGTGGTAATTTTGCCAGTGTAATCATTGGCAGCAAGGTCAGGTGTGCTAGGCAGGTTGGGAAATTGCATCCTAAGGATATTTGCTTTGATGCTGCAAAGAGAGCTCCTTTAAAACCACAACTTTAAACTGTGAGAAAGACAGCCATGCAGCCAAAATAAGGCTGATCAAGAAAACACAAGTAACTAAATTATATACAGGCATGGCACTTGAAATTTCATTGTCCAGCCGATGACTGCCTATGACCTGCAGAACTGAATGAAGTGCCTCATTATTCTTGTATATGAAGGCAAGACAGTTGATGGGTATAGAGGGGCTGTTTTGACTGTGATTGAGAAGGATTAAAATCTGCTCCTGCATCTGTAAGAGGCTGACATATGAAAAATTGTACTTAATTTGCTATAAATCCCTTGGAGAACAGTGCTGGAGATGGAAAGTGAGGTCTCGAAATAACACAGACTCTGCcgagctgctccccagcacgCACTGAACTTAGCCTACTGAAGACTGCAGAATATCATCATATTTCCTTCTcagagaaaaagtattttccttgcatctgtaatttttttgcagctgaATTCCCAGGCCTGCCTGTTTAGAGGGCAGCCCTCGTCTTGAAGTTGCACGCTGAACCCCAAGCAAGTATAATACATGCTTGAAATTCTTTTCCGTGTTTCCACTTAATCTGCCATTTGTTAGCAGGTTTTGGTAGTGTGCCAACTCAATATGCACAGGCCTTGAGAAGAGAAGCTTTCAATGAGTGCTTAAAGTATGTTGGGTGGGTAAAaacttctttgcttttctggaggaaaaaggaagcatggacggagaagagcagcagagagtgAAAGGGCAGTATAATTTGTGTCGCAGAGGGAGGTATCCTAGAGGATCAGTTTCATGGATCTGCATGCGTGTAGggtttttataaataatactGTTAGTTTTCATTCCTAGTTCTACCAAGTGGAGAAGAAAAACTTAGGCACTGAAGGAAATTAAGTCTCTTCAAATGAGCATGTTAATTCCAGCTCTGAAGCCAGTGTGCAGCACAGATGAGACGTTTAGGCTGTGACTTGTCTAATAGATACACAAGAGAAGAGTGACAGTGACATGAGCATTAGAAACCTGATCTCCTCCTCTCAGAAGATGCTTTTTCCTGTCTCACATGGTGACTATTATGTTGCACGTGCTTTCTGCCTGCCGGCAAAGGTAATGTGGGCTTTTATAGGTAAATGATTATACAAGGGAACAGAAACACCTTAACATGCTTCAGACACTATTATCAACACTGATTATTCCCAGGATAAAATTATCAGTGATGCTTTGGGTGTGGATTGATTTTTAACTAAATGGGCATAGGTTGAGCCATGAAGCAGGCTTATACTGGTTTTTTTATCTAAAGATCTCTAACAGTAATTGAGTGCTTGTGGCTCAAGGGAGGAAGGTGAATGTTCCTCTGCAAACTTTTTATGgacaatgtttatttttttttacaataaatttcatttaaaagatttGTGCATATGCAGAGATCTACAAGTAGTTAAGCACTTCTATTAGTTCACCAAGCAAATAATCATGATATAAAATAGTCCATTTAAATATCACATGTAATATCTGAgacattttttaatgacatttgcTCATTTACATTCGTTTCAGTTTTGAAATCACCATTTATGCTGATTTGGTGAGGAATGAGTATTTTTCTAGCAAGCCTGACCAACTCAAATACGAAGAGCATGCACAAGAAATACTGACTTGTGATAGGAGTATGAAGATTGTTAGTTTGTATTGGAATGACAGCAGTAATAAggtataataattttttttcaacttatCCTTAACAACTTCCTATAACAATTTTATACCGCATTATCATAGATTTGGTGATTTTCCACAGGTTGCATGCATGAAGAAGTTAATTTAATGATGCTTTGGGTCCCGGTTGACAtaaagttgaacatgagtcagcagtgccctggcagccaggagggccaggtgtatcctggggggcatcaggcacagcatcgccagccgggcaagggaggggattgtcctgctgggctctgcactggggcagcctcacctcgagtgctgggggcagtttgggGTGCCACAgtataaaaaagacattgagctgttagagagtgtccaaagagggccacaaggatggtgagggg
It includes:
- the PRSS23 gene encoding serine protease 23, which produces MAALSTLILLLCAAKDVMPSSPHWKPTWPSYRVPVILPQSTLNLDKPQFDAEARLEVVSPCGPACHKSSPLPTYEEVKNYLSYETLYANGSLTETEVGIYILSNGGDGSRGRSRTKRQIYGYDSRFSIFGKDFLLNYPFSTSVKLSTGCTGTLVAEKHVLTAAHCIHDGKSYVKGAQKLRVGFLKPKYKDGSKGSNITNSAMPEKMKFQWIRVKRTHVPKGWIKGNANDIGMDYDYALLELKKPHKRKFMKIGVSPPARHLPGGRIHFSGYDNDRPGNLVYRFCDVKDETYDLLYQQCDAQPGASGSGVYVRMWKRQNHKWERKIIGIFSGHQWVDMNGTPQDFNVAVRITPLKYAQICYWIKGNYLDCREG